One window of Microcoleus vaginatus PCC 9802 genomic DNA carries:
- a CDS encoding DJ-1/PfpI family protein: protein MATRKVAILMFDDVEVLDFAGPFEVFSVTSQLSKGERPFAVSTVAEHPGAVNARNGLSVNPDCTISDCPPPDILIVPGGQGTRKLIDNSAVINWIKECALTAELVLSVCTGSLLLAKAGLLEGLEATTHHQALDLLKELAPNTTIIENQRFVDNGKIITSGGIAAGIDMSLHVVGKLLGTAQAEQTAEYMEYKMGN, encoded by the coding sequence ATGGCAACTAGGAAGGTAGCTATTTTAATGTTTGATGATGTCGAGGTACTAGACTTTGCAGGCCCTTTTGAAGTGTTTTCGGTGACATCACAATTAAGTAAGGGCGAGCGACCTTTTGCAGTCTCTACCGTAGCCGAACATCCGGGTGCTGTCAACGCCCGCAATGGTTTGAGTGTAAATCCTGACTGCACCATTTCCGATTGTCCGCCACCGGATATTTTAATTGTACCGGGAGGACAAGGTACGAGAAAGTTAATCGATAATTCAGCAGTTATTAACTGGATAAAAGAGTGTGCGCTAACAGCAGAATTAGTGCTTTCTGTCTGTACGGGATCACTGCTTTTGGCAAAAGCTGGCTTGTTGGAAGGTTTGGAAGCAACTACCCACCATCAGGCATTGGATTTATTGAAAGAATTAGCGCCCAACACAACTATTATCGAAAATCAGCGATTTGTAGATAACGGCAAAATCATCACTTCTGGGGGAATTGCTGCGGGAATTGATATGTCTTTGCACGTTGTCGGCAAGCTTTTGGGTACAGCACAGGCTGAACAAACAGCCGAGTACATGGAATATAAAATGGGGAATTAG
- a CDS encoding Photosystem I protein, which yields MPEIAKNQLKSDSVMKTGKFPYTFRAGWFLLLLVINFVVAGFYFHIIE from the coding sequence ATGCCAGAGATAGCGAAGAACCAATTAAAATCCGACTCCGTGATGAAAACGGGCAAATTCCCTTACACATTTCGCGCAGGCTGGTTTCTCTTGCTGCTAGTAATCAATTTTGTGGTTGCAGGCTTTTATTTCCATATCATTGAATAG
- the lipA gene encoding lipoyl synthase yields MSPQTPKTPTVKAVAAQMRGEIEAMPEWLRRPVGKASELSQVQKIIKQRQIHTICEEGRCPNRGECYAQKTATFLLMGPTCTRACAFCQVDKGHSPMPLDPEEPQKVAEAVQLLGLRYAVLTSVARDDLPDGGAGWFARTIAQIRLLNPDTEVEVLTPDFWGGIGRSSEGENSGIEELQRDRIRTVVEAKPACYNHNIETVRRLQGPVRRGAKYDRSIDVLRIVKQYDPTIPTKSGLMLGHGETEAEIVEAMTDLRDAKCDRLTLGQYMRPSLDHLPVRKYWTPSEFDRFGSIAREMGFERVRSGPLVRSSYHAGESD; encoded by the coding sequence ATGTCGCCCCAAACTCCTAAAACTCCTACTGTCAAAGCAGTTGCTGCCCAAATGCGGGGTGAAATTGAGGCGATGCCGGAGTGGTTGCGTAGGCCCGTTGGCAAAGCTAGCGAACTTTCGCAAGTGCAAAAAATTATTAAACAGCGGCAAATTCACACGATTTGCGAGGAGGGCAGATGTCCCAACCGGGGCGAGTGCTACGCGCAAAAAACGGCGACTTTTTTGTTGATGGGGCCGACTTGCACCCGCGCTTGTGCTTTTTGTCAAGTAGATAAAGGTCATTCTCCGATGCCGCTAGACCCGGAGGAACCGCAAAAGGTGGCTGAGGCGGTGCAGTTGTTGGGTTTGCGCTATGCGGTGCTGACTTCGGTGGCGAGGGATGATTTGCCGGATGGGGGTGCGGGTTGGTTTGCAAGGACGATCGCCCAAATCCGCCTTCTGAACCCGGATACTGAAGTTGAGGTACTAACGCCGGATTTTTGGGGGGGAATCGGGAGGAGCTCAGAGGGGGAGAATTCAGGGATCGAGGAGTTGCAGCGAGATCGGATTCGCACGGTGGTGGAGGCTAAACCGGCTTGTTACAACCACAATATTGAGACGGTGCGCCGATTGCAAGGGCCGGTGCGGAGGGGGGCCAAGTACGATCGCTCGATCGACGTTCTGCGTATTGTTAAGCAATATGACCCAACTATTCCCACAAAATCCGGTTTGATGTTGGGACACGGGGAAACCGAAGCCGAGATAGTCGAAGCGATGACCGATTTGCGAGATGCCAAGTGCGATCGGCTCACCCTCGGTCAATACATGAGACCATCTCTAGATCACCTCCCAGTGCGTAAATACTGGACGCCGAGCGAATTTGACCGTTTCGGGTCGATCGCCCGGGAGATGGGGTTTGAGCGCGTGCGATCGGGGCCTCTCGTCCGCAGTTCCTACCACGCCGGAGAGAGCGATTGA
- a CDS encoding response regulator gives MAGQKILVIDDSKVIRVRVREMLPQGNFEVLEAKDGEEGLKLIRQARPNLIMLDFLLPKVSGWEVYQKVQAHPELSKIPLVIMSGREEEVMEKIPKPFEKHFFAFIAKPFEKKQLTEAIKSAMVLAKKKPVPEAPAAAAAPTSGAGAAEIQAMTAKMAKMQAEIDALKKQMTQVITIIKQKLK, from the coding sequence GTGGCTGGTCAAAAAATCTTGGTAATCGATGACAGTAAAGTCATCCGCGTCCGAGTCCGAGAGATGTTGCCTCAGGGTAACTTTGAAGTTCTAGAAGCAAAAGACGGCGAAGAGGGACTCAAACTGATCCGTCAAGCCCGGCCAAATCTAATTATGTTAGATTTCCTACTGCCCAAAGTCAGCGGTTGGGAAGTGTATCAAAAAGTGCAAGCCCATCCTGAGCTTTCTAAGATACCTTTGGTGATCATGTCGGGCCGCGAAGAAGAGGTGATGGAAAAAATTCCGAAACCCTTTGAGAAGCATTTTTTTGCATTCATCGCCAAGCCGTTTGAGAAGAAGCAGCTAACCGAGGCAATCAAATCGGCGATGGTACTGGCCAAAAAGAAACCAGTGCCGGAAGCCCCAGCCGCCGCCGCTGCACCCACTTCTGGAGCGGGCGCCGCCGAAATTCAGGCGATGACTGCGAAAATGGCGAAAATGCAAGCGGAAATTGATGCACTCAAAAAACAAATGACTCAGGTGATTACGATCATCAAGCAGAAATTGAAATAA
- a CDS encoding D-glycero-beta-D-manno-heptose-7-phosphate kinase, with translation MTNDYSDFLPQLRASTEQLLKRLDCFDQAQVLAIGDLTLDEFLTGQVERISREAPVLILRYENTQQVPGGGANAVYNLAKLGGKVKVAGLVGKDDQGKALCGIFEAAGIDTGGILIDSQRPTVTKTRISGHARQSVTQQIVRVDRKSDELPDLDLQLQLADYIRQQIPTVDAVVCSDYGDGVWTNLAIESAVVPGKTIVDAQINLQRYSGAMLFTPNLPEAEQAVGYPIKNPQTLMQAGRDLLHLTQAQKILITRGEEGMTLFERANGEEIKNSPPPTSICEKGEFAIQSWDIPPFNKTDVFDVTGAGDTVVAAMTLALCVGASGWEAAVLGNLAASIVVRQFGTATTTAEEMKEALKTMIDH, from the coding sequence ATGACTAACGACTATTCCGATTTTTTGCCTCAACTGCGTGCCTCAACAGAGCAATTATTGAAAAGACTAGACTGCTTCGATCAAGCGCAGGTATTAGCGATCGGAGATTTGACCTTGGACGAGTTTCTTACCGGACAAGTAGAGCGAATTTCCCGCGAAGCACCTGTGTTGATTTTGCGCTACGAAAATACTCAGCAAGTACCCGGAGGTGGCGCAAATGCTGTCTATAATTTAGCCAAACTGGGAGGCAAAGTAAAAGTTGCTGGTTTGGTGGGAAAAGACGACCAGGGAAAGGCTTTGTGCGGTATTTTTGAGGCGGCGGGAATTGATACGGGTGGGATTTTAATCGATTCGCAGCGTCCAACTGTCACCAAAACTCGAATTTCCGGGCACGCGCGGCAGTCGGTGACTCAGCAAATTGTCCGAGTCGATCGCAAATCGGACGAGTTGCCGGATTTAGATTTGCAGTTGCAACTGGCAGACTACATCCGGCAGCAAATACCGACAGTAGATGCAGTGGTTTGTTCCGACTACGGCGACGGAGTTTGGACGAATTTGGCGATCGAATCGGCAGTGGTTCCCGGCAAAACAATTGTAGACGCTCAAATCAATTTGCAGCGATATTCTGGAGCAATGTTATTTACTCCGAACTTGCCCGAAGCCGAGCAAGCCGTCGGATATCCTATCAAAAACCCTCAAACTTTAATGCAAGCAGGACGGGATTTGTTGCACTTAACTCAAGCTCAAAAAATCCTGATTACTCGCGGCGAAGAAGGGATGACTTTGTTTGAAAGGGCGAACGGCGAAGAAATCAAAAATTCACCCCCTCCAACATCTATTTGTGAAAAGGGGGAATTTGCCATTCAAAGTTGGGACATTCCTCCTTTTAACAAGACTGATGTATTCGACGTAACCGGTGCTGGAGATACAGTTGTAGCAGCAATGACTTTAGCTTTGTGCGTCGGTGCATCTGGTTGGGAAGCGGCAGTTTTGGGCAATTTGGCGGCTAGTATTGTTGTGCGTCAATTCGGTACGGCAACGACGACAGCAGAGGAAATGAAAGAAGCTTTGAAAACGATGATTGATCACTAA
- a CDS encoding CapA family protein, producing the protein MSQQDILNLAKEGDARAIAFLISQALQSFGVTAKASRENDTLHLLLEGEHLPAEEACLRVAVKGLQRLQPNNLYSVTIYGRQGDQQLPAWTQTVELKKRLTSEPVSALVAVNAAVAASAAVAASVAASPIPVTLPKLEKPQNVTTAPTQTPEKSPPQPPKIPTPKPPNQRQQKPSPQPELARTKTKKSRLSIGALSLILVPISGFVLASQFYKSSNTATNNPLTSKPAVQEVSSTPAPAAAAKPLPAPKSPSPAAKKPAIVPATVSIKAVGDMIPGTNYPYNKLPAKKEMLLESVKPYLKGADILFGNFESTMTDYPYSSKAGGGRMLFAFRTPPSYAKIFKDVGFDILSIANNHSYDFNEQGFNDTIKNIESNGMKSVGKRDQIVYKNVKGVNFAFIGFSNYGDVHNSLLELKAGSEVVKKAKEKADIVVISVHAGSEGTGALNVRNKTEFFYGENRGNMVLFSRTMIDAGADLILGHGPHVPRAMELYKGKLIAYSLGNFLGYRTLSTAGALGKSLILDVKMTPQGDFVSGKIIPIQLDGRGVPAVDNNFRTVGLIDRLTKSDFPNSGLTIDDKGQLLKKSK; encoded by the coding sequence GTGAGCCAACAAGATATTTTAAATTTAGCAAAAGAAGGCGATGCCAGGGCGATCGCATTTCTGATCAGCCAAGCACTCCAAAGCTTCGGCGTCACGGCTAAAGCCAGCCGGGAAAATGACACCCTGCACCTGCTGCTGGAAGGAGAACATTTACCCGCAGAAGAAGCCTGTCTCCGAGTCGCAGTCAAAGGGTTGCAGCGGCTGCAACCAAATAACCTTTACTCAGTGACTATTTACGGGCGGCAGGGCGACCAGCAATTACCCGCTTGGACTCAGACGGTAGAATTAAAAAAACGCTTGACTTCCGAACCCGTGAGTGCGTTAGTTGCCGTGAATGCCGCAGTAGCTGCGAGTGCAGCAGTAGCCGCTAGTGTAGCCGCTTCTCCCATTCCTGTGACTTTGCCCAAGCTAGAAAAACCTCAAAATGTCACAACTGCGCCCACTCAAACACCAGAAAAATCTCCGCCCCAACCCCCTAAAATCCCAACTCCAAAACCCCCAAACCAAAGGCAGCAAAAGCCATCACCGCAGCCAGAGTTAGCCCGCACTAAAACTAAAAAATCTCGGCTGTCAATCGGTGCTCTGAGTCTAATTCTCGTACCGATATCCGGCTTTGTTCTGGCTTCTCAATTTTACAAATCCTCAAACACCGCTACTAACAACCCTCTAACGTCCAAGCCTGCGGTACAAGAAGTGAGCTCGACACCAGCACCAGCAGCCGCAGCCAAACCTCTTCCCGCTCCAAAATCGCCCTCCCCGGCTGCCAAAAAACCTGCCATTGTGCCCGCCACTGTCAGCATCAAAGCAGTTGGTGACATGATCCCCGGCACAAATTATCCCTACAACAAACTGCCGGCAAAAAAAGAGATGTTATTAGAGTCGGTAAAACCGTACCTCAAAGGAGCTGATATTCTGTTTGGCAATTTTGAAAGCACGATGACCGATTATCCTTACAGTTCCAAAGCAGGCGGCGGACGAATGCTGTTTGCCTTTCGGACGCCTCCGAGTTATGCCAAAATCTTCAAAGATGTTGGTTTTGATATTTTGAGTATTGCCAACAATCACTCTTACGATTTTAACGAGCAGGGATTTAATGACACGATTAAAAACATCGAAAGCAACGGCATGAAGTCTGTTGGCAAAAGAGATCAAATTGTTTATAAAAATGTCAAGGGTGTGAATTTTGCATTTATCGGTTTCAGCAACTACGGCGACGTTCACAATTCTTTGCTGGAACTGAAAGCAGGATCAGAAGTTGTCAAAAAAGCTAAGGAAAAAGCTGATATTGTAGTGATATCAGTTCATGCTGGCTCTGAAGGAACGGGAGCTCTGAATGTGAGAAATAAAACTGAGTTCTTTTACGGAGAAAACCGGGGAAATATGGTTTTGTTTTCGCGGACGATGATTGATGCGGGAGCAGATTTGATTTTGGGACATGGCCCCCACGTTCCCCGAGCGATGGAACTTTATAAAGGGAAATTGATTGCTTATTCTCTGGGAAATTTTTTGGGTTATCGCACTTTGTCCACGGCAGGAGCACTCGGTAAATCTCTAATTTTGGATGTGAAAATGACTCCGCAAGGGGATTTTGTTTCTGGTAAGATTATCCCCATCCAACTTGACGGGCGAGGTGTGCCGGCTGTTGATAACAATTTTAGGACTGTGGGCTTGATTGACCGTTTGACAAAGAGCGATTTTCCTAATAGCGGTTTGACAATTGATGACAAGGGACAACTTTTGAAAAAGAGTAAGTAG
- a CDS encoding HEAT repeat domain-containing protein, with the protein MAHYRSSVCLFTCIACLGAAFSPSADGKHQALNASYRAVSPEIAQANSPPDDRQDSKPSKPSPAPDKNKSQPSKTSKSNSKIPKSVSNLSVILSRQRGFLMLGLAAVVVTAAAVFIMLKLVSSDESNYSKRRRGRFDRHNQRNSQFTNPDSPTNSHGNTQQENSSGLSKPLSALPYGFDLPKDNSLDSSDQPFILESGESASDDAAFEGDGINSDTSPLETHSNGYSNTGFNIPETTNQGDSLASRKKDIALPETDGRPKVDIIEALIEDLQHLNPAKRGKAIWELGQRGDSRAVEPLLDLLANSDSKQYSLILASLSEIGIRTLKPMNNVWSISLQNENPEVRRNAIRDLTRVYELVNQISYLLHRATDDPDPEVQETARWAINQLNRIRPRSGMD; encoded by the coding sequence ATGGCGCATTACCGCTCCTCTGTATGTTTGTTCACCTGCATTGCCTGTCTGGGCGCTGCGTTCAGTCCAAGTGCGGACGGAAAGCACCAGGCTCTCAATGCTTCCTACCGGGCTGTTTCCCCAGAAATTGCTCAGGCGAACTCTCCCCCGGACGATCGCCAGGATTCCAAGCCTTCAAAACCGTCTCCAGCGCCCGATAAAAACAAATCTCAGCCGTCCAAAACGTCCAAATCTAATTCTAAGATCCCGAAATCGGTATCCAATTTGAGCGTCATTTTGTCTCGTCAGCGGGGGTTCTTAATGTTGGGTTTGGCAGCAGTTGTCGTCACGGCAGCGGCAGTATTTATCATGCTCAAATTAGTTAGCAGTGACGAGTCAAATTATTCTAAGCGAAGACGGGGAAGATTTGATCGCCACAACCAAAGAAACTCTCAATTTACTAATCCCGATTCTCCTACAAACTCGCACGGAAATACACAGCAAGAGAATTCTTCTGGGCTATCAAAACCGCTGTCAGCCTTGCCCTACGGTTTTGATTTGCCAAAAGACAACAGTCTCGACAGCAGCGATCAACCTTTTATCCTGGAATCCGGGGAATCAGCATCCGACGATGCAGCATTCGAGGGCGATGGAATTAATTCCGACACCTCACCCTTGGAAACTCACAGCAATGGGTACAGCAACACAGGTTTCAACATTCCCGAAACAACTAATCAAGGCGATTCCCTAGCGAGTCGCAAGAAAGATATTGCCCTTCCCGAAACGGATGGTAGACCTAAAGTTGATATTATTGAAGCACTGATTGAAGATTTGCAGCACCTCAATCCGGCAAAGAGGGGCAAAGCAATTTGGGAACTAGGCCAGCGGGGAGATTCCAGAGCAGTTGAGCCGTTGCTCGATTTGCTAGCAAATTCCGACTCCAAGCAGTACAGTTTAATTTTGGCAAGTCTCTCGGAAATTGGCATTCGCACGCTCAAACCCATGAATAATGTGTGGTCAATTTCGCTGCAAAATGAAAATCCCGAAGTGCGTAGAAATGCAATTCGCGACTTGACGCGGGTTTACGAATTGGTGAATCAAATCAGTTACTTGTTGCACCGTGCGACGGACGATCCCGATCCAGAAGTTCAGGAAACTGCTCGCTGGGCAATCAATCAGTTGAATCGCATCCGTCCGCGTTCTGGGATGGATTAA